A genomic segment from Aspergillus puulaauensis MK2 DNA, chromosome 1, nearly complete sequence encodes:
- a CDS encoding uncharacterized protein (COG:S;~EggNog:ENOG410PWSP;~InterPro:IPR021858) has translation MNADFIFINVQKPRDALKLAKDSRIRAHVTRRQWKQTEERSQEAVEKVLKKAKRQAQDKDISKHESNKKIEKTEKSDKLDKPDKLKPERGQQGLVAGAVIKYDPSHSSPTQSVPVSFWTLPVDRPFGGLRGDPFRSYPVAWRPFLPQLVDHYLMSMAVDIPELDQPGNRGLLRTDWFPLVMTEPSLFQVIVLLAASNFASVQESTDMKLHLLGLRCEAVQAVNGSLELQSAAVSDALIGAIAKMASYEAMYGNVDNYAVHMQGLQRAVELRGGLYSLGLGGLLRRIVIWIDRNGAFLNGSKLYFPGESFAPGQPLLDPNPGHFLGAQ, from the exons ATGAACGCCgatttcatcttcatcaatgTGCAAAAGCCGAGAGACGCCCTCAAGCTGGCCAAGGACTCGCGCATCCGGGCCCATGTGACGCGCAGGCAGTGGAAACAGACTGAGGAGCGATCCCAGGAGGCGGTCGAGAAAGTTCtgaaaaaagcaaagagacaGGCCCAGGACAAAGACATTTCCAAGCATGAAAGCAATAAAAAGATCGAGAAGACGGAGAAATCCGACAAACTTGACAAGCCTGATAAGCTCAAGCCCGAGCGTGGCCAGCAGGGCTTAGTTGCGGGCGCTGTGATCAAGTACGATCCTTCACATTCCAGTCCCACGCAGTCGGTGCCTGTATCCTTCTGGACCTTGCCTGTTGATCGGCCCTTTGGAGGCCTGCGAGGGGACCCCTTTCGGTCTTACCCTGTCGCATGGCGGCCTTTCCTACCGCAACTGGTGGACCACT ACCTCATGAGCATGGCCGTAGATATTCCTGAACTGGACCAACCGGGGAACAGAGGCCTCCTCCGTACCGACTGGTTCCCCCTTGTTATGACCGAGCCCTCGCTCTTCCAGGTGATTGTCCTACTCGCCGCATCCAACTTCGCATCCGTGCAGGAATCGACAGATATGAAGCTGCACCTGCTCGGTCTGCGATGCGAAGCAGTACAAGCTGTTAATGGCTCTTTGGAGTTGCAGTCGGCTGCTGTTAGCGACGCCTTGATAGGTGCGATCGCAAAAATGGCCAGCTACGAGGCCATGTACGGAAATGTTGACAACTATGCGGTCCACATGCAAGGGTTACAGCGGGCTGTCGAGCTTCGCGGAGGCCTTTACTCACTGGGACTCGGTGGCCTTCTGCGTCGCATTGTGATCTGGATCGACCGCAATGGGGCATTTCTAAACGGGTCGAAGTTGTACTTCCCCGGTGAAAGTTTCGCGCCAGGACAGCCGCTGCTGGACCCGAATCCAGGGCATTTCCTAGGAGCTCAGTAG
- a CDS encoding uncharacterized protein (COG:Q;~EggNog:ENOG410PN8H;~InterPro:IPR036291,IPR002347;~PFAM:PF08659,PF00106,PF13561;~go_process: GO:0055114 - oxidation-reduction process [Evidence IEA]), which translates to MSLAGKVALVTGGVKNLGAQVARELAGQGASLALHYHSANSQSDATKIEAELKGSVKVATYQADLTSAAACTKLFEDTLRDFGKVDIVVNTVGKVLKKPITEITEEEYDSMFAINSKTAFFVLKEAAKHVADDGKIITIVTALLGAFTGYYTSYAGSKAPVEHFTRGVCKELQGRRVSVNNIAPGPMDTPFFYPQESPEAVEFHKANGMGGRLTLVEDIAPIVRFLCTDGTWITGQTIFANGGYTTR; encoded by the exons ATGTCTCTCGCTGGTAAGGTCGCTCTCGTCACCGGTGGTGTCAAGAACCTCGGTGCCCAGGTCGCCCGCGAACTCGCCGGCCAGGGCgccagcctcgccctccacTACCACTCCGCCAACAGCCAGTCCGACGCCACCAAGATCGAGGCCGAGCTGAAGGGGTCCGTCAAGGTCGCGACCTACCAAGCTGACCTgacctctgctgctgcatgcaCAAAGCTCTTTGAGGACACCCTCCGCGACTTTGGCAAGGTTGACATCGTTGTCAACACCGTCGGCAAGGTGCTCAAGAAGCCTATTACGGAGATCACGGAGGAGGAATATGACTCTATGTTTGC CATCAACTCGAAGACCGCATTCTTTGTCCTGAAGGAGGCCGCCAAGCACGTCGCTGATGACGGCAAGATCATCACCATCGTCACAGCCCTGCTCGGTGCCTTCACCGGATACTACACCTCATATGCTGGCAGCAAAGCGCCCGTTGAGCACTTCACTCG CGGTGTCTGCAAAGAACTCCAGGGTCGTCGCGTCAGCGTTAACAACATTGCCCCCGGTCCCATGGATACTC ccttcttctaCCCCCAGGAATCCCCCGAGGCCGTGGAATTCCACAAGGCCAATGGAATGGGCGGCCGCCTGACGCTGGTCGAGGACATTGCCCCCATTGTTCGCTTCCTGTGCACGGATGGCACCTGGATCACCGGCCAGACTATCTTCGCCAACGGTGGATACACTACCCGTTAA